The genomic segment TTCGACCGAGTAGAGCAGAGATTAAAGGCGCTCGACCAACCGTTGGGGCTCCCCGTCGAGCAGCCGGCCAAGCAAGCACCTACCGGCGCTGGCGCGCTCGATGAACCGACAAAGACCTCGTCCGAACAGGCCCCGGTCGATGACAGTATCAATTCCCTCCCTTGATGCTCGTGGCGGGGCGCGCCGAAACGGTCGTCAGTGATTGAACACAAACTCCTTCGAGTTCAATAGCGTCCACAGCAAGTCCTCAACCGCCGGCTGCCTGGCTGGAGCGGTATCAATCAGCGCCACCGCGTCGGCCAGCTCCGCCTCGCTCGGCGGCCGAGAGAGCGTCCGCAGGTAAAGCTCGCTCACAACCTCCGCGGTCGGCTTGCGTTCCTTGATCAGCGTCGCCACCGTCCCTTTGGGGTTGGCAATGTCGCGCTGCAACTCAGGCGAGGCCAACAACGAAAGCCTGAATCCGTTTTGCCCGCTGCCCCGGTGCGTCCAACCGGGGCATCGCCTGGCCGCCAAGATGAACGTAGTACAGCCTCCACTTGGCCAGGCTCTGCCCCAGCCACCGCCCAAAGAAAAGGAAGAGGAACTGGCGCCATAACCGATACGTCCGGCCCTGCGACCGCACCCTTCCCCGCCGGTGCCATACATTTTGCTTGCCCGACGGGAAACAACCGAATTTAATGGAGGTTTCAGGGTTCACCTCTGCTTATCGGGAGACACTCGGCATGTTGTGGCGAGTTTTCGAGCAGTTTCGTCCCTTCGGCCACGTCCGGCGAAACCGGCGAACGTTCAAGGCAAGCCGCGTCCGGGCCGCGTCGCGGCTCAGCGGCGAGCGCCTGGAAAGTCGCTGCTACTTGACGGCGGCTGCCACGCCCGGCGATCCGATCGTGACGGTGGATACCAATTTCGGCAACTTCCAGCTCGAATTGTTTCCCGCCGACGCTCCGCAGACAGTGACCAACTTTCTCAGCTACGTCACCAGCGGCAAATACAACGACACCGTCGTCAGCCGGTCGATTCCCAACTTCGTCGTCCAGACGGGCGGCATCACCTCAGCCTCGGCCACCTATACGAGCAACTCGCAGTTCGTGCCCGTGCCGCAAAGCGCGGCGATTCCCTTGGAATACAAGCTGCCCAACACGCTGGGCACCATCGCCATGGCCCGCAGTTCGGCCGCCAACAGCGCCACCGACGAATGGTTTATCAACACCGCCGACAACTCGACCAATTTGGGGCCGGGCGGCGTCGATGCCAACGGCTATGCCGTGTTCGGCAAAGTGCTCGACAACGGCATGACCGTCGTGAACACGATTAACGCCCTGTCCACGAAAAGCGAGGGATCGGTGCAAGACAGCGCGACCTCCAGCACCGATTTGAGCAACCTGCCATTGGGAACCAACAACGAACTGGTGCGGATCACGTCGATGACGCTCGACAGCATCGACGGCGAGGTGTTCACCGATACCAACGGCAACGGCACGTTGGATTCCGGCGAGGCCGGTGTCGCGGGCCGCACGGTGTTCATCGACAGCAGTAACAGTGGCCAGCCCGGTGGCACGAATCCGACGACGACCACCGACGCCAATGGCAACTATACGTTCACCGGCTTGACGCCGGGCCAATACACCGTGAAAGAAGTTTTGCCGAGTGGGGTGACCCTGACCACAGGCACACAGACGGTGACCGTGACTTCCGCCGGCACCGTGTCGGGCGTCAATTTCGGCGAAGCCGTGCCGGCGAAGATCACCGGCACCGCGTTTATCGACGACAACGGCAACGGCCAGCTCAATGCCGGCGAACCGGGCATCTCGGGCCGCACCCTGTTTCTCAACAACGACGGCACCGGCGCTCCCGACGCGAAGAACCCCTCCACCACCACCGATGCCAGCGGCAATTACACGTTCGACAATGTGGCGCCGGGTCCTTACACGGTCATGGAGGTGCTGCCGGCCAACGTGAGCCTGACCACGCCCACGCAGTCCGTCACCGTGACGGCCAACCATACCACGGCCGGCGTGAACTTCGGCGACCGGCCGGCCATTGCGGGCACCGTGTTCAACGACCTCAATCTCAACGGCACCCTCGAATCGGGCGAGCCGGGCATCGCCGGCGTCACCGTCTTTCTCGACGAGAACAAAACCGGCTCGGCCGCCAACAACCCCACGCAAGTCACCACTGCCAGCGGGGCGTATGCCTTCGACGCACTCGCGCCCGGAAGTTACACCGTGCGAGAAGTGGCCCCGCTGGGAGCGACGGCTACTTCCCATGTCGGCACGCTGACCGTCGTGGCCGGACAGACCGCCAAAGCCGATTTTGGCAATTTCCTCACGAGCCCCATAGCGCCGCTGCCGGTATCGACGGGCAGCTCGACGCCCTCCTCCGACGCCAACACGGCCTTCGTCAACGGCGTCTACTTTCGGCTCTTGGGCCACAATCCTGATTCAACCGGCCTGGCTTATTGGCAGCAGAAACTGGCGGCCGGGGCCTCGCACCAGGCGGTGGTTCAAGGCGTCTGGGATTCCGCCGAGCATCTGGGCCAGGTTGTGGAGCAGTTTTACCACGAGTTCCTGGGACGAGCGTCCGACCCGGCCGGCAAGAGCTTTTGGATCAACCTGTTCGGTCAGGGTGCGACGGACAAGCTCGAAATCGCCGGGTTCCTCACCTCGCGGGAATATACGAATCTGCACGCGACCGACGCCGGCTTTGTCGACTCGCTGTATCAAAACATCGCCTTGCGCTCCGCCGATTCGCAAGGCCTCAGTTACTGGCAGAACGCGCTCTCCGGGGGCCAATCGCGTTTACAGGTGGCCCAGGCCTTCCTCAACGGTCAGGAGGCGACCACGCGGCTGCTGGATGAGTTCTATGCCGCCTTCTTGCACCGCCTGCCCGACGCGAACAGCCAGCAAACGTTTGTCGGGCCGTTGGAGCAAGGCACGATGTCGGTGCGCGACGTGGGCGTGGCGGTCCTTTCCAGCAACGAGTACTTCAACGACGTCTCCAAGCAGTAGCCGTCATGAAAATCGCCCGCATGGAGACCTTTCTGGCGAACGCCGGACTGCGCAACTATCTGTTCCTGCGTCTGACGACCGACACGGGAGTGTCGGGCATCGGCGAGGCGTCGCTCGAATGGCAGGAGAAAACCGTCGAGACGCTTTGCCGTGAATGGCTCGAGCCTCGCGTGCTCGGCCGCGATCCGTTCGACATCGAAGCGCTGATCGGCGGCATGGTGCGCGATCAATACCAGGGCGGCCCGACGGTGATGACCGCCATCAGCGGCGTCGAAATCGCGCTCTGGGACATCGTCGGCAAGGCCTGCGGCCAGCCCGTCTACCGGCTGCTCGGCGGCCGTTGCCACCCGCGGATCGCCACCTACGCGAACGGCTGGTACGGCGGCGCTGGCAGCCCGCCCCAGTTCGCCGAACGGGCGAAAGACGCGGTCGCTCGCGGTTATCGTGTACTGAAGTTCGACC from the Pirellulales bacterium genome contains:
- a CDS encoding SdrD B-like domain-containing protein yields the protein MLWRVFEQFRPFGHVRRNRRTFKASRVRAASRLSGERLESRCYLTAAATPGDPIVTVDTNFGNFQLELFPADAPQTVTNFLSYVTSGKYNDTVVSRSIPNFVVQTGGITSASATYTSNSQFVPVPQSAAIPLEYKLPNTLGTIAMARSSAANSATDEWFINTADNSTNLGPGGVDANGYAVFGKVLDNGMTVVNTINALSTKSEGSVQDSATSSTDLSNLPLGTNNELVRITSMTLDSIDGEVFTDTNGNGTLDSGEAGVAGRTVFIDSSNSGQPGGTNPTTTTDANGNYTFTGLTPGQYTVKEVLPSGVTLTTGTQTVTVTSAGTVSGVNFGEAVPAKITGTAFIDDNGNGQLNAGEPGISGRTLFLNNDGTGAPDAKNPSTTTDASGNYTFDNVAPGPYTVMEVLPANVSLTTPTQSVTVTANHTTAGVNFGDRPAIAGTVFNDLNLNGTLESGEPGIAGVTVFLDENKTGSAANNPTQVTTASGAYAFDALAPGSYTVREVAPLGATATSHVGTLTVVAGQTAKADFGNFLTSPIAPLPVSTGSSTPSSDANTAFVNGVYFRLLGHNPDSTGLAYWQQKLAAGASHQAVVQGVWDSAEHLGQVVEQFYHEFLGRASDPAGKSFWINLFGQGATDKLEIAGFLTSREYTNLHATDAGFVDSLYQNIALRSADSQGLSYWQNALSGGQSRLQVAQAFLNGQEATTRLLDEFYAAFLHRLPDANSQQTFVGPLEQGTMSVRDVGVAVLSSNEYFNDVSKQ